Proteins encoded within one genomic window of Amycolatopsis sp. 2-15:
- a CDS encoding ComEA family DNA-binding protein: MFEQTARDPGTPVNARLAWLADQLAAGPRTVGPGGRLVRRWLPGGADPAHPGLPGVLKSPRVLVALGLVVVAVLIAAGFAVFSGAPATEVAPSLPSAKAHPSVAAPASSTSAKLVISVIGHVRAPGLVTVPAGSRVADAVRAAGGADPGTDLSSLNLARKLTDGDQLAVGITVASSAPAGAGAAPGKLDLNSATPEQLDTLPGVGEVTAGRIIDWRTQHGGFSSVEQLRDVEGIGESKFEKLREQVTVG; encoded by the coding sequence GTGTTCGAGCAGACCGCCCGTGATCCGGGCACTCCCGTGAACGCCAGGCTCGCCTGGCTGGCCGACCAGCTGGCGGCGGGCCCACGCACCGTCGGGCCCGGCGGCCGGCTGGTCCGGCGCTGGCTGCCCGGCGGCGCCGACCCGGCCCACCCCGGTCTGCCCGGCGTGCTGAAAAGCCCGCGAGTCCTCGTCGCGCTGGGGCTCGTGGTCGTGGCCGTGCTGATCGCCGCGGGGTTCGCGGTGTTCAGCGGGGCGCCCGCGACGGAGGTGGCGCCGTCGCTGCCGAGCGCGAAGGCGCACCCTTCCGTTGCGGCACCGGCGTCTTCGACGTCCGCGAAGCTGGTGATCAGCGTGATCGGCCACGTCCGTGCGCCCGGCCTCGTCACCGTTCCGGCCGGCTCGCGCGTGGCCGACGCGGTGCGAGCCGCCGGTGGCGCGGACCCCGGCACCGATCTCTCCAGCCTGAACCTCGCCCGCAAGCTCACCGACGGCGACCAGCTCGCCGTCGGCATCACGGTCGCCTCCTCGGCCCCGGCGGGTGCCGGCGCGGCGCCGGGCAAGCTCGACCTCAACTCGGCCACGCCTGAACAGCTCGACACCCTGCCCGGCGTCGGCGAGGTCACCGCCGGCCGCATCATCGACTGGCGCACCCAGCACGGCGGCTTCTCCAGCGTCGAACAACTTCGTGATGTCGAAGGCATCGGCGAAAGCAAGTTCGAGAAGCTGCGCGAGCAGGTGACAGTCGGATGA